The DNA segment CGCTGACCTGGTCCGGCATGCGCCGCGGCGGCAGCCCCTGGGCGTGGCTGGGCTTCATGGCGTTTCACATGGCGCTGATCGGCTCCATTTGGAGCAGCGGCGGCGAACACTGGCAGGCGCTGGTTTCGTCGCTCGCCGGAGTAGTCGCTGGCGGCGGGTTGATTTGGACCACGCGGATCGTCTCCGGCCGCGTGCTGGAGCGCGAAGCGCTGGGCTTCGGCGACGTGACGCTGATGGCCATGATCGGCGCTTACATCGGCTGGCAGGCCTGCGTGCTGGTGTTCTTTATTGCACCGCTGTTCGCGCTCGTCGTGGCACTGATTCAGTGGCTGCTGCGCCGCGAAACGGAAATTTACTACGGCCCATTCCTCGCGCTGGCCACGCTCTGGGTGGTACTCCGCTGGCCCCAGTGGTGGGACTGGGCCGGGCCGCTGTTCGGCATTCCTTGGCTGGTCCCCTGCGCCTTGATGACCTGCCTGGCCCTGCTGTTCGTATTACTCTACGCGGTCCGTATCATCAAAGAGACGGTACTCGGCTGGCTGGGAGGCGGGGCGGAATGACAAATGTCGAAATCCGAATGACGAATCAAATCCGAATGTCGAACGACTGAATGATTTGCTAACAGCGCGAAATCGACATCGTTCATTCGTCATTCGGATTTAGAATTTTTTCATTCCGCCCGCCTGCATACAATACCCACGTCGAACTCGCACAGCGCCTTTCGTACTTCCCCTATGTCCAATATTCTCCTCGGCGTGACCGGTTCCGTGGCGGCGATCAAGACGCCGGACCTGCTTTCGGCGCTGCGCGCTCGCGGGCATGAAGTGCGGGTCGTGGCGACGCGAGCGGCGTTGTATTTTTTCGATCCCGCCGGCTGGCCGGACGGCACGCTTGCGACTGACGACGACGAGTGGCCGCGCCGAAGCGCCGGCGAGCGCTACCAGCGCGAGGATCCGGTGCTGCACATCGAACTGCGGCGCTGGGCCGACGCGCTGGTGATCGCGCCGATGGACGCCAACACGCTGGGAAAGCTCGCCTCCGGATTAGCTGACAATTGTTTGACCTGCGTCGCCCGCGCCTGGGACGTGGGGCGGCCGGTGATCGTGGCCCCGGCGATGAACACGCACATGTGGGAACATCCCGCGACGCGCCGGCAGTTGGCACAATTGGCCGCGGACTACGGCGTGCCCGTGACGGAGGGGAGCGACTTGGATGCCATCCTCGAAGCTGCGCAGTCGCACGCTGGCACGTTGACGATCGTCGCACCGCAAGTCAAAGAACTGGCCTGCGGCGACATCGGCCTGGGCGCGATGGCCGACGTGGAAGCAATCGTCTTCGCCACGCAGGCGGCGCTCTCACTCGTTTGAACCGGCGAGGCGCGGAGACGCTGAGAGGGAGGGCGCACTCCGCGGGTGCACAATTGGCTGTGCGACTTAATGCCGGTGTGATTGTTGATGCGTCATCGTGCGTCAGAAAAACCACACCAACTTGGTCGAAAATCGTTCACGCTCTATTGTGAACGGTAGTCCTCTCGCATGCTTTCAGCGTCTCAGCGCCTCCGCGGTAAAAGTTAGCAGAACTTTGTTGCTTGCAATTGGGACGCGGACGCGTAAAGATCAAGGCGCTTAGGGGCCAGTCGCGCGCAGCCATTGACGAGACACTATGAACATTTCCCGTTCGGTCAGCTATGCCGTCGGTATTCTACTCAAAGTTGCCCAAGACGGCGGCGACGGTCCGCTGACCGCGGCGCAGATCGCGAAGGGAGCGAAATTTCCACCGCGATTTCTGTATCGCGTGTTGCGCCGGCTGGTCGACGCTCAGTTGCTGCGCGGCGTTTCGGGTCCGGGCGGCGGGTACTTGTTGGCGCGACCCACGACGAAGATCAACCTGCTGGAGATCATCATCGCCGTGGAAGGCGCGCACGAATCGATGCAACTGCACGCCGTGCATCCGCGCGATCGCGGCGCTATAATCGCTATTAACGCTGCGCTCACGAAAGAACACGCCACCATGGATCGCGGGCTGAAAAAACTGACCTTGGCGAAAATCGCTCGCGGCAAACCGGGGAAATGAATCAAGCCATTCGCCCGACCGCTTGCGCGGCGGACGAATGGCTTGAAATGGCTCCGATGCGGCGCGTTTTGTTGCGCCGGATGGACGACTTAGGCCATCGACTTCAGGGCCTTGAGCGCGAGCACCTTGACCTTGTTGTAGGCCGGCTTCGCGGGGCGATCTTGCAGTTCGCCGGTGAACGGATTCTTGACGTTCTTCTGCGCCGGGCGGGCGGGAACCTTCTTCTTCACGATCTTGATCATGCCCGGGATCTGGAACACGCCCGATCCACGGTTGCCCATCGCCTTCTTGATTTCCGTGCCGAGGGCTTCGAAGACGGCGGCCACGTCCTTCTTCGACAGCTCGGTGGCTTCCGAGATCGAGGCGAAAATTTCACTCTTCGACGGGGCCTTCGCGGCCGGTTTCTTTGCAGCGGCTTTCGCCATTTACGAACCCTCCTTGCGAGGTCAAAAGTGGGGAACACGAGTCCGTTCGATGGTTCGAACGGGATGATTAAAATCGACGCGTCGAAAAAAACAACCCGGTAAAACCCTGCTTTTCGTGGATTTCGGCCGATTTTTCGCGGAGTTTCCCGCGTTTTCGCGACGCGAACGTGTTGATATAGCTTGTTTTTGGCCGCCAAGCAAAGCCATCCGCGAAGAAAACCCGCATTTTTCCGCGAATACTCACGAGGGAGGCGATGCGCACGGGCATTCACCGCAAAGCCCTTACCGCTGACTCGCGCCGCATGGGAGCGGCGCCGCGCGGCTAGTTGTCGCTCCCGGAGGGCAGCTATAAGATATTGTTGTTGAATCGGTTAGGGCGATTTCGCGCGCCCCCGATTTCGAATGGAACGTGGCTCCCGCAACTGTGAGAGGATGCTGCTATGCCTCGCCGAATGTGGTACGCCGTGGCGCTTATGGCGGGATGCGGCCTCTGGATCCGCGGTAGCGTCGCTCAACAGGCGCCCGCGCCGGCGCCGCAGCAATGGCAGGCCCTGCACGGCGCGCAGATGCGGATGCAGTTGCAGCAAAAGTTGCTGCAGCAGCGCGTCCAGCGGCAGGTCATCGGCGTTGACGGCGAGATCGAGACCGGCGAAGGCTATGCGTTCCGCGAAGATCGCGAGACCCTCACTGTCCTCCGCAAAGCGGGCGAACTGCGCGAGCAAAAGCGCTTCGCCGAAGCGGTCGAAGCCTTGGGGCGCTTGCTCGAAGCTGGCGAAGACCATTTCATCAAGCCTGAGGCCGGCAGCAGTATTTATCGCAGCGCGAAGACCAAAGCCCGCCAGGCCCTGGCGGACATGCCGGCCGAGGGGCGCGATAGTTACGAACTGCAATTCGGCGCGGTCGCGCGGCAATCACTCGACGAAGCGGTCGCGCGTGGCGATATCGAAGCCCTGGCGGAAGTCGCTCGGCGCTTCTATCACACGCAGGCCGGTTACGAGGCGACGTTCCTGTTGGGCATGCATCATGCCGACCACGGACGGCCTTTGGCGGCGGCGCATGTGTGGCGTCCGCTCGTGAATTTGGAAGACGCTCGTAAGTCTGAATTCGAGCCGCTGTTGAGTTTGTTGTACGCCCGGGCGCTCCTGGAATCCGGGCGCACCATGGAAGCGCAAGCGCAGTTGGTCGCCGCGCGGCAACGCCATGGCAACGTGGAAATCAACCTGGCTGGCGAGGCCCTGCCTTGGTTCGAGCAGGACGATCAAGCGCTCGCATGGCTGCAACGCTTGTCGAGCGGCGCGCCCGTGAACAATCTGCCCAACGACTGGACGCAATTCCGCGGCGGACCTGCGAGGAACGAAGCAAGCCGGGGCGGCACGCCGCTCTTGGCCTATCGTTGGCGCGTGCCGACGGCGAATGACGATCCCGCCGTGGAACGCGCCGTCGAGCAAATGCATCGCACGTATCGCGACGAAAACCTGACGACGCTGCCGGGCTTGCACCCGTTGGCCGTGGGGAACACCGTCTTAATGCGTTCCGCGCGGAACCTGTTGGCCATTGATTTCGCTACCGGCAAACGTCTCTGGGAAGTGCCGACGGACAATCCGTTTGAGTCCCTGCCGAGCGGGACGTCGCGCGCGAGCGGCCAGGATTCCTCGCAAGCACTGTTTGAATTGCTGGAACGCCGGCTGTGGGACGACGCGATCTACGGCACCTTGAGTAGCGACGGCAAATTGGTGTTCGCGGTCGAACCGGTCGAAAACGATGGCAGCGCTTACACCGGCCGGATCGTATTCGGCGCAAATCCCCGGATGCAAGTGCAGTCGATGTTCGGCAACGGCCCGGTGCAGGCGAATCGTTTGACCGCTTTCGAAATCACCACCGGCAAGCTGAAATGGGAGATCGGCGGTCCCAAGGGGAATTATCCTTTGGAGCAAGCCGGCGCGTTCTTCCTGGGACCGCCCTTGCCGCTGTTTGGCCGCTTGTACGTGCTGGCCGAGATCGAAGGCGAGATGCGCCTGCTGGCCTTGGAAGCCGCGACCGGTGCACTCGCTTGGTCGCAACAGATCGCCGTCGGGGCGCAAGAATTCTTGAACGACCAGGTGCCGCATCTCTCCGGCGCAATGCCTTCCTATGCCGACGGCGTGTTGATTTGCCCGACGTCGGCGGGCACCGTCGTAGCGGTTGATTTGAGCACGCGTTCGTTGCTCTGGGGAGTGCATTATCCACGGCAGTTGGAACAGTGGATGTACGGCCAGACGCGCAACGCGCTGATTCAGATGAATCTGTTTCCCGGCGCGCGGGATGCGCAGGCGCAGCTGCGCTGGACCGACGCGACGGCAACGATTGCCGATGGCCGCGTGCTGTTGACCTGCCCGGATTCGGACAAGCTGGTGTGCCACGACCTGCTGACCGGCGCCAAACTGTGGGAAGCGCCGCAAGAGGACGGGCTTTACATCGCCTGCGTCGAGGACGGCCGCGTGTTGTTGGTCGGCGCGACGAAACTGCGATCGCTCGACCTGCAAGACGGCCGCGAACGCTGGGCCCCGCACGGCGTGAAGTTGCCGGAAGGCACTAGTCCCACCGGGCACGGGTTTCTCAGCGATCACATCTACTACTTGCCGACTTCGGCGGGCGAAGTGCTGGGAATTCGCGTGGCCGACGGAGAAACCGCCTCCGTGGCGCGGCCGATGTCATCGGTGCGCGGCGCGCGGGCGGAACGCAGTTCGCTCGGCAACTTGATCTGCCATCGGGGCTCGGTGCTCTCGCATAGCGTGGAACAGTTGGAGTGCTTCGATCAACTCGACAGCTTGTCCGAACGCACAGCGGCGATCCTGGCGGCCACGCCCGACGATCCGAAAGCGCTCATGCGGATGGGCGAGATTCAATTGCAGCGGCAGGACTACGCGGCGGCAGTCGCCTCGCTGCGCCGCGCCTGGGAATTGGACGCCGACGAAGCGACTCGCAAGTTGTTAATCGACGCCTATCTCACCGTGCTGGAACAAGACTTCGCCGCCTTGCGAGATCAGCTTCCGGCCGTGGAAGCCGTGGTGAAGGAACCGGCCGAGCGCGGCGCGTATCTCCGTTTGAAGGCCGACGGTTTAGAGTCGGTCGGCGACCGCGTCGCGGCGTTTGTTGCCTATCAAGAATTGGCGGACCTCAGCGACGCCTGGTCGGACAAAGAACTGGAACCGGTCAAGCCGCATTGGGAAGTCCGCCGCGAGCGTCTGGTGCGCGCACATTTGGAGCGATTGCATCAGTCGGCCGCCGAGGCTGGCGACGAGCCGGCCGTCAAACAGATGTTGAGCCTGGTCGACGAAGCCTGGCGTAAGAGCGAGGCGGTCGGCGATCGCGAAAGCGTGGAACGCTTTGTCGCCTTCTACGGCGGGTTCGCCACGGCCGAGGAAGCCCGCTTCCGGCTCGCGGAAGCCCGCGCCGCGGCAGGGGAATGGCTCGCGGCGGAACTGTTGCTGATGGATCTGGAACAAAGCCCGCGAGGGGAAATCGCCCGGCGCGCTTGGGCGCGGCATGCGCAATTGCTGGCCGATGCCGGACGTCCCGACGACGCGGCCACTTACTACGCCCGCCTGACCGGCGAATGGGCCGACGAGCTCTGCGGACCCGAAAGCACGGGCCGCCAATGTTTCGAGGCGCTGCCGGCCGAGCATGTGATTCGCACGCTATTGGACCAGCGTCCGAGCTTTCCCATGGGCGCCGTGAAGGTCGCGGAACAAGACCAGGAGTTCGATCCCAGCAACGCCCGCACGCCGGTGGATATCGAAGGTCAGCGCGGACCGTTCTTCCGTACTACGTCGCTGTTCGTCACGCATTCCACGCAACGCAGCACGGTCTCGGCCGATGACGGCCTGGGGAATAAAGTGTGGAGTCTGCCGCTGCAGGATCCCTCGCAATCCGAGTTGCCGATCATCGCCCCGAACGCTGGGCTGAGCCAAGGGCGCGTGCATGGGCACTTGGCCGTCGTCTCGTATGGCTATCATTTGTTTGCAATCGATCCGCTGGGGAGTCAAAAATCGAACGACCCGCGCGTCCTTTGGCGGGCGGACTTGAACGACGGCATGCCTGGCATGGGGCGCTCGCAAGGGATCATCCAGCAGCAGGCCACGCAACGCTTCGCTCCGCCCCGGTTCTACGCGGCGGATCAGTTCAATCGACGCATCGGCAACACGGCCTGCCTGGGCGAGATCGGCCTCGTATATCAGCGCGGCCGCGTGTTGTGCTGCGTGTCGCCGGTCACGGGTCAGTTGCAATGGACCCGCGACGACGTGCCGCCGGGTTCCGATTTGTTCGGCGACGGTGACGTGCTGTGCGTGATTCCGCCGGGACAAGACGCGCTCCTGTTGGACGCCGTCGACGGCCATGAGCTCGGCCGGCGCAAAGTCCCGCCGCAAGACCAGCGCGTGCAAACGTTGGGGCGCTGCCTATTGAGTTGGACCGATCTCGGCGCCAAGGGAGCGCTCCGCTTCCACGACCTGCTGGAAGATCGCGAGATCTGGTCGGAGGAGTTTCCCGTCCGCGCCAAGGCCTGGCTCGTGGACGGCGAGTCGATCGGCGTGTTCGCGCCGGAAGGGCGCTTCGTGTTGCTCAACATTGCCGACGGCAAGAAGCTGGTTGACGAAGCCCTCGACGAGGAGCGGAAAGTCAGCGACGTGTACGTGTTTCCGTCCCGCGACCAATACAACCTGCTGGTCACGCACACGGTGGACCGGCGGCGGCGCAGTCGGGTTTCGCCAGTTTCCGGCAGTTACAACAACCCGGCGGTGATCATTAACGGCAAACTGTACGGGTTCTCGCGCGCCACGGGCAAGAAACTCTGGGACAAGCCGTATCTGATCGAAGACCAAGGCATGCTGCTTAAGCAGCCTGTCGAGTTGCCGATCCTCGTCTTTTTGAGCCAGAACAACGAGGCCAATCGCCCGGGACGAAAACAAGGCAAATTGCTGTGTCTCGACAAACGGACGGGCCGCGTCGCGTATGAGGAGACGTTCAATGTCACCGGCAACGACTCCCTGGGCGGGATGCGTGTGACCGGCGACGTGGAGAAGCGAACGGTCATCGTCGCCACCACGGGCAAGACGGTCGAACTGGAATTCACCGACGCCCCGGCCGCGCCGGAACCCCCCGATGCGGCGGGCGACCTGCAGGCCAAGAAGTCGGGAACCGGGGCTGGATTCCTGTTTTCCGCTCTGAAGGCCCTCGGTCAGGCGTCTCAAGAACTAAGGGCTCCCTTGGACAGGGCGCAGATCGAACTGGTGGACGAGGCCGTAGAAGCGGCCTTCGACGAAGTTGACCCGGACGGCGACGTACCGCCGTTCGACGACGTGGAAGCAATTGAGGACGACCCCTTCGAGGAGGGGCCTGCGGAGGGAGCGGAGCCTAATTTAGAGGAAGCGGCCCCAAATTCGCCGCCGGAAGAGGCCCCTTAACTCCCGGCGGGGTATGATGGAGGATGCCGGGTGCGACTTTGCCGACCAGGCAAGATATTGCGCCCGCCAGACGGCACGTTTGATATATCCCCCCTGATCGAGGAGTCCCGGATGACCGCAAGTTTCGGTGCGGGCGACAATGCCGCCATTCGCCGGTTGGGCGAAGCCCGCGCGAAGATCATGGAGCAGCTCTCGCAAGTCATCGTCGGTCAGGAAGCGGTCATCGAGGAATTGCTGATCTCGCTGTTCAGCCGGAGCCACTGCCTGCTGGAAGGCGTGCCGGGCCTGGCCAAGACGCTGCTGATCAGCACGCTGGCGCGCACGCTGAACCTCTCGTTCAGCCGCATCCAGTTCACGCCCGACTTAATGCCGGCCGACATCACCGGCACCGAGATCATCGAAGAAAACAAATCGACCGGCACGCGCGATTTCCGGTTTCTGGAAGGGCCGCTGTTCGCCAACGTGATCCTGGCGGACGAAATCAACCGCACGCCTCCCAAAACGCAGGCCGCGCTCTTGGAAGCGATGCAGGAACGCCAGGTCACCGTCGGCCGCGTAAGGCATCCAATGGCCGACCCGTTCTTCGTGCTGGCGACGCAAAACCCGATTGAGCAGGAAGGCACGTATCCGCTGCCGGAAGCGCAGCAGGATCGCTTCATGTTCAAGGTCTACGTGAGGTATCCGAAGTTCGATGAGGAATTCGAAATCGCGCGGCGCACCACGGCCGTGATGACCGATTCGATCGAGCCGGTGATGAGCGCAGAAGAAATCATCGCTCTGCAGCGGCTGGTGCGCGAAGTGCCCGTCTCGGATCACGTGATTCGTTACACGCTGTCACTGGTAAGACAAACTCGCGTTGGCGAAGCGGGCGTGCCGGACTTTGTCCGCGAGCAAGTGAGCTGGGGCGCGGGACCGCGCGCGGTGCAATTCCTGATTCTCGGCGCGAAGGCCCGGGCGCTCTTGCATGGTCGCACGCACGCCTCGACGGAAGATATTCAGGCGCTGGCCAAACCGGTCTTGCGTCATCGGCTGGTCGTGAATTTCGCGGCCGAGAGCGAGGGATTGACCACGGATCACGTGATCGATCGCTTGGTGAAGGAAACTCCCTCCAAGGAAGATGAGCTGACGCGCGATGCACGCTTCCAGCAAATTCTTGCATCCTGAGGCCATCCGCCGCATCGGCCGGCTGGAGCTACGGGCACGCCACGTGGTCGAG comes from the Planctomycetia bacterium genome and includes:
- a CDS encoding flavoprotein → MSNILLGVTGSVAAIKTPDLLSALRARGHEVRVVATRAALYFFDPAGWPDGTLATDDDEWPRRSAGERYQREDPVLHIELRRWADALVIAPMDANTLGKLASGLADNCLTCVARAWDVGRPVIVAPAMNTHMWEHPATRRQLAQLAADYGVPVTEGSDLDAILEAAQSHAGTLTIVAPQVKELACGDIGLGAMADVEAIVFATQAALSLV
- a CDS encoding HU family DNA-binding protein, whose product is MAKAAAKKPAAKAPSKSEIFASISEATELSKKDVAAVFEALGTEIKKAMGNRGSGVFQIPGMIKIVKKKVPARPAQKNVKNPFTGELQDRPAKPAYNKVKVLALKALKSMA
- a CDS encoding Rrf2 family transcriptional regulator, which produces MNISRSVSYAVGILLKVAQDGGDGPLTAAQIAKGAKFPPRFLYRVLRRLVDAQLLRGVSGPGGGYLLARPTTKINLLEIIIAVEGAHESMQLHAVHPRDRGAIIAINAALTKEHATMDRGLKKLTLAKIARGKPGK
- a CDS encoding MoxR family ATPase yields the protein MTASFGAGDNAAIRRLGEARAKIMEQLSQVIVGQEAVIEELLISLFSRSHCLLEGVPGLAKTLLISTLARTLNLSFSRIQFTPDLMPADITGTEIIEENKSTGTRDFRFLEGPLFANVILADEINRTPPKTQAALLEAMQERQVTVGRVRHPMADPFFVLATQNPIEQEGTYPLPEAQQDRFMFKVYVRYPKFDEEFEIARRTTAVMTDSIEPVMSAEEIIALQRLVREVPVSDHVIRYTLSLVRQTRVGEAGVPDFVREQVSWGAGPRAVQFLILGAKARALLHGRTHASTEDIQALAKPVLRHRLVVNFAAESEGLTTDHVIDRLVKETPSKEDELTRDARFQQILAS
- a CDS encoding PQQ-binding-like beta-propeller repeat protein; protein product: MPRRMWYAVALMAGCGLWIRGSVAQQAPAPAPQQWQALHGAQMRMQLQQKLLQQRVQRQVIGVDGEIETGEGYAFREDRETLTVLRKAGELREQKRFAEAVEALGRLLEAGEDHFIKPEAGSSIYRSAKTKARQALADMPAEGRDSYELQFGAVARQSLDEAVARGDIEALAEVARRFYHTQAGYEATFLLGMHHADHGRPLAAAHVWRPLVNLEDARKSEFEPLLSLLYARALLESGRTMEAQAQLVAARQRHGNVEINLAGEALPWFEQDDQALAWLQRLSSGAPVNNLPNDWTQFRGGPARNEASRGGTPLLAYRWRVPTANDDPAVERAVEQMHRTYRDENLTTLPGLHPLAVGNTVLMRSARNLLAIDFATGKRLWEVPTDNPFESLPSGTSRASGQDSSQALFELLERRLWDDAIYGTLSSDGKLVFAVEPVENDGSAYTGRIVFGANPRMQVQSMFGNGPVQANRLTAFEITTGKLKWEIGGPKGNYPLEQAGAFFLGPPLPLFGRLYVLAEIEGEMRLLALEAATGALAWSQQIAVGAQEFLNDQVPHLSGAMPSYADGVLICPTSAGTVVAVDLSTRSLLWGVHYPRQLEQWMYGQTRNALIQMNLFPGARDAQAQLRWTDATATIADGRVLLTCPDSDKLVCHDLLTGAKLWEAPQEDGLYIACVEDGRVLLVGATKLRSLDLQDGRERWAPHGVKLPEGTSPTGHGFLSDHIYYLPTSAGEVLGIRVADGETASVARPMSSVRGARAERSSLGNLICHRGSVLSHSVEQLECFDQLDSLSERTAAILAATPDDPKALMRMGEIQLQRQDYAAAVASLRRAWELDADEATRKLLIDAYLTVLEQDFAALRDQLPAVEAVVKEPAERGAYLRLKADGLESVGDRVAAFVAYQELADLSDAWSDKELEPVKPHWEVRRERLVRAHLERLHQSAAEAGDEPAVKQMLSLVDEAWRKSEAVGDRESVERFVAFYGGFATAEEARFRLAEARAAAGEWLAAELLLMDLEQSPRGEIARRAWARHAQLLADAGRPDDAATYYARLTGEWADELCGPESTGRQCFEALPAEHVIRTLLDQRPSFPMGAVKVAEQDQEFDPSNARTPVDIEGQRGPFFRTTSLFVTHSTQRSTVSADDGLGNKVWSLPLQDPSQSELPIIAPNAGLSQGRVHGHLAVVSYGYHLFAIDPLGSQKSNDPRVLWRADLNDGMPGMGRSQGIIQQQATQRFAPPRFYAADQFNRRIGNTACLGEIGLVYQRGRVLCCVSPVTGQLQWTRDDVPPGSDLFGDGDVLCVIPPGQDALLLDAVDGHELGRRKVPPQDQRVQTLGRCLLSWTDLGAKGALRFHDLLEDREIWSEEFPVRAKAWLVDGESIGVFAPEGRFVLLNIADGKKLVDEALDEERKVSDVYVFPSRDQYNLLVTHTVDRRRRSRVSPVSGSYNNPAVIINGKLYGFSRATGKKLWDKPYLIEDQGMLLKQPVELPILVFLSQNNEANRPGRKQGKLLCLDKRTGRVAYEETFNVTGNDSLGGMRVTGDVEKRTVIVATTGKTVELEFTDAPAAPEPPDAAGDLQAKKSGTGAGFLFSALKALGQASQELRAPLDRAQIELVDEAVEAAFDEVDPDGDVPPFDDVEAIEDDPFEEGPAEGAEPNLEEAAPNSPPEEAP